The sequence AAGTGAAGTAGTTTCTGCTCTACTAACCAGTGACGCTTATGGATATTTGCCATTAAGCCCCTACCCTGGAAGAGATGATAACAGATGATCAAATTGTAATTTAGAGAACAAATTGTAATGAGTGGCCtctaaaataacatatttcctttcttttttttccctttgaAGCAACTTATGTAGCAGGAGGTTGTGTGCTTCactaaatcaaataaatggcTGAATTTAGATAGCATCTCAAGGAAGAATTAGCGAACATAAAACAGAAAGAACCTTCCACATCCACCTCCGGACTTTGTCCAATACAAATTTGGCTCGCTTGACCTTTAACAAAAACCTCATCACCTACAACAGGCATAGAGCACTTAAAAGGATAAGAAAACTGAGAACCTTCAATAAAAGCCACATTAAGAGAAATACCTGGTTATACTTGTTAATTGCCTCTGCATTAAAAATAAGTTCAAGCGGCCAGGAAACCTGTAACAAAGTTGAAGTGATTTTAAAAGTGAAGATAtgagttataaaaaaaaattcaagcaTCCTTGATTCTGTAACAGACCTTGTATGTGAATTTCAGAGAATCAAGACCATCTATTCCAAAGCTATGTGAACGACTCTGACGAGGTGTCGAGGTAAGGGTTGGTGTACTAGGTAGCTCATCGCCATCAAAACCCTGACTTTTGGTGATGGACACAAATAATGAATCTGGAGCACTTAGCAGCATGCTATCAGCAGAGTTCCTGATGGATTCCTGTTGTACCAAATGACATCATATCATGATTTTTGTTACGAACGAGAATTTACTACAATACATACATGTCATTTATGTAAAATCATAAATGCTAACACATAGTTTTATGAATTCAGCACGGCAGTCAAAACCCTCCTCCAGAAAACACAATAATAAACTTTAAGTGTAGAACAACCATAGGGAGTAAAAttggaaataggaatcaattTAGACACATGAAAGGGAAAATAACTTATATTCTTTCAGCAACTACCTGCAGTATCAAATTTAGCTCAAAATCATCATCCCAAGTTTCTCCCTTGTCCAGTTTCCCAAATATCACAGTCAAAAAGTGCTGCAGTAGATCACCTGAAGATAGCATGCAATCAACATACAATTCagatatcttttaatattgaaCAGCATAAACCAGAGATCAGGTATTGAATACAAGAACAAACCTGAACCTAACAAGTAAATGGCACGCAAAACTGCAAGCTCGTCCATCAATCTCCAATCTCTCATCAACTTTGACAATATAAGATGGCCAATATAATCCACCTGTAATGTGAAATAAGTGAAGAATCCGGACATGCAGACAGCATACTtaaggaaaaggaaagaaagaagagttAATCCAATAAATTGAAGCAATTTACCTGCTTCTTAATGTAGACAGTTAGGCATTCCTGCATAATTACCAGTGGAAGTGGCATTGCTCTTGGTTCAATACTCAGAATCCAGCTAAGAACACTTGATGCAAGTGTGCTATTCTTCTGGACAGGCAACAGCTCTGACATAGAGACATCATCCTGCTTCCAAATTGCAAGCAGTATTCAGAAGCACTAATCAGAATCATAAGAGCTAGAAGTTTATCAATCCAGAAATACCTGAAAAGGAGGAAGAAGAGtaggaaaaggaaataaagCTTCTAAGAGCTTTGTGCTATCCTGTAAACAAAGGTATTCAGATTTACCAAACTGAAAACCAAAAGTATAATCTGTTCCGTTGACTGCAGAAGACACCTCACTCTCACAACCAAATACAGTCTCTCGTAAGACCTCATCATTTAGAGGGGGTAGATGAAAATGTTTAGATAAGTTCAAAATTTTCCAGGAACCTTTATGCTCATCAAGTAAAGTTTGGCAGACAGTAATAACTGGATTTTCTGGACAGAACGATCTTTGAAGGGGAAATTCATCCATTACACGTCCACTTATGAGCTCTTCTTCTGTGTCAGGAAAGACCATCCCATCCATACTTGTAGATTTTACATCAAGCACCTTTTCATGTGACAATGTATTGTCCAGGACCTTATCACTAATATTCAACGAGCATGTAAAAGCTGGACAGCTTTCAGCATTTCCTTTCCCCATCTTTTTCCTGATAATGTCAGACACCAAAGAATGTACAATCTCAGACTTACATGGATCATCTTTTAAGAGGTTTCTAGATATGTGATCACCTTGGCCAATGAGACCAGCTACTGATACACAGAAAATCTCAGATAAGGTTAACCCTGATATTCTCAGTTGCTGGCTGCTTGAATTGTTATCATTCTGTGAACCTCCAAAACCATCAACGTCACTGTCAATATTTTTCCCAGATATTAGTGAGACAGGAACATGGCGGATTAGCTGCAATGATTTTCCAGCAGAGACAATGGACTTTGCGATGTTCTGAATAAACGAAGGGCATAGTTGAAGCCCCTTATTATTCTGATACTTTCCCTTCACATCAAACTTCTGAATTTGCACTTGTCGCAGTTGATAACTCTTCTCCCAGAACTCACATTCATCAACTGAGATTCCTCTGTCAGCATAAAAGTACATCTACAGAGAGAAGAAAGATGAACAGCTCAGTGTCACTTCTTATAGATTGCTTGactttcttattaatttaagcCACAATCAACTGAGGAAGATATACATCATAATTATCCATCAGAATAAATGTGCTGCCCCAAAGATGTCAGAAATGTCAAGAATT comes from Ricinus communis isolate WT05 ecotype wild-type chromosome 5, ASM1957865v1, whole genome shotgun sequence and encodes:
- the LOC8268112 gene encoding gamma-tubulin complex component 5 isoform X3 is translated as MSAQTPSSLILGNGIHYATPIISSTKTNELKVVQCVLRMMQGLSSSLFYWDKIGQSFCVVKNGIFVTHLSYTSLNSILSQFIYSATCLQLVQVYVNRLNMETNMPTLRAFASSVSQWVKRLRDIALKEEIKMCRSNVGITPTLLGLSSSLSSLCSGAECLLQIVQGSIPQVYFQLSSSISASEVSVHILDYLYKKLDEVCLVQGGEEEAYLMILHILVGSLLPYIEGLDSWLFKGTLDDPFEEMYFYADRGISVDECEFWEKSYQLRQVQIQKFDVKGKYQNNKGLQLCPSFIQNIAKSIVSAGKSLQLIRHVPVSLISGKNIDSDVDGFGGSQNDNNSSSQQLRISGLTLSEIFCVSVAGLIGQGDHISRNLLKDDPCKSEIVHSLVSDIIRKKMGKGNAESCPAFTCSLNISDKVLDNTLSHEKVLDVKSTSMDGMVFPDTEEELISGRVMDEFPLQRSFCPENPVITVCQTLLDEHKGSWKILNLSKHFHLPPLNDEVLRETVFGCESEVSSAVNGTDYTFGFQFGKSEYLCLQDSTKLLEALFPFPTLLPPFQQDDVSMSELLPVQKNSTLASSVLSWILSIEPRAMPLPLVIMQECLTVYIKKQVDYIGHLILSKLMRDWRLMDELAVLRAIYLLGSGDLLQHFLTVIFGKLDKGETWDDDFELNLILQESIRNSADSMLLSAPDSLFVSITKSQGFDGDELPSTPTLTSTPRQSRSHSFGIDGLDSLKFTYKVSWPLELIFNAEAINKYNQVMRFLLKVKRAKFVLDKVRRWMWKGRGLMANIHKRHWLVEQKLLHFVDAFHQYVMDRVYHSAWHELCEGMATAGSLDEVIEVHEAYLLSIQRQCFVVPDKLTLSSGGATSAMKARCEMEVDRIEKRFDDCISFLLRILSFKLNVGHFPHLADLVTRINYNYFYMSDSGNLMTATSSESATSRLGKTFGAS
- the LOC8268112 gene encoding gamma-tubulin complex component 5 isoform X4, which gives rise to MLELLLPYWDCQVPYQGAECLLQIVQGSIPQVYFQLSSSISASEVSVHILDYLYKKLDEVCLVQGGEEEAYLMILHILVGSLLPYIEGLDSWLFKGTLDDPFEEMYFYADRGISVDECEFWEKSYQLRQVQIQKFDVKGKYQNNKGLQLCPSFIQNIAKSIVSAGKSLQLIRHVPVSLISGKNIDSDVDGFGGSQNDNNSSSQQLRISGLTLSEIFCVSVAGLIGQGDHISRNLLKDDPCKSEIVHSLVSDIIRKKMGKGNAESCPAFTCSLNISDKVLDNTLSHEKVLDVKSTSMDGMVFPDTEEELISGRVMDEFPLQRSFCPENPVITVCQTLLDEHKGSWKILNLSKHFHLPPLNDEVLRETVFGCESEVSSAVNGTDYTFGFQFGKSEYLCLQDSTKLLEALFPFPTLLPPFQQDDVSMSELLPVQKNSTLASSVLSWILSIEPRAMPLPLVIMQECLTVYIKKQVDYIGHLILSKLMRDWRLMDELAVLRAIYLLGSGDLLQHFLTVIFGKLDKGETWDDDFELNLILQESIRNSADSMLLSAPDSLFVSITKSQGFDGDELPSTPTLTSTPRQSRSHSFGIDGLDSLKFTYKVSWPLELIFNAEAINKYNQVMRFLLKVKRAKFVLDKVRRWMWKGRGLMANIHKRHWLVEQKLLHFVDAFHQYVMDRVYHSAWHELCEGMATAGSLDEVIEVHEAYLLSIQRQCFVVPDKLWALIASRINSILGLALDFYSIQQTLSSGGATSAMKARCEMEVDRIEKRFDDCISFLLRILSFKLNVGHFPHLADLVTRINYNYFYMSDSGNLMTATSSESATSRLGKTFGAS
- the LOC8268112 gene encoding gamma-tubulin complex component 5 isoform X5 — encoded protein: MSAQTPSSLILGNGIHYATPIISSTKTNELKVVQCVLRMMQGLSSSLFYWDKIGQSFCVVKNGIFVTHLSYTSLNSILSQFIYSATCLQLVQVYVNRLNMETNMPTLRAFASSVSQWVKRLRDIALKEEIKMCRSNVGITPTLLGLSSSLSSLCSGAECLLQIVQGSIPQVYFQLSSSISASEVSVHILDYLYKKLDEVCLVQGGEEEAYLMILHILVGSLLPYIEGLDSWLFKGTLDDPFEEMYFYADRGISVDECEFWEKSYQLRQVQIQKFDVKGKYQNNKGLQLCPSFIQNIAKSIVSAGKSLQLIRHVPVSLISGKNIDSDVDGFGGSQNDNNSSSQQLRISGLTLSEIFCVSVAGLIGQGDHISRNLLKDDPCKSEIVHSLVSDIIRKKMGKGNAESCPAFTCSLNISDKVLDNTLSHEKVLDVKSTSMDGMVFPDTEEELISGRVMDEFPLQRSFCPENPVITVCQTLLDEHKGSWKILNLSKHFHLPPLNDEVLRETVFGCESEVSSAVNGTDYTFGFQFGKSEYLCLQDSTKLLEALFPFPTLLPPFQQDDVSMSELLPVQKNSTLASSVLSWILSIEPRAMPLPLVIMQECLTVYIKKQVDYIGHLILSKLMRDWRLMDELAVLRAIYLLGSGDLLQHFLTVIFGKLDKGETWDDDFELNLILQESIRNSADSMLLSAPDSLFVSITKSQGFDGDELPSTPTLTSTPRQSRSHSFGIDGLDSLKFTYKVSWPLELIFNAEAINKYNQVMRFLLKVKRAKFVLDKVRRWMWKGRGLMANIHKRHWLVEQKLLHFVDAFHQYVMDRHDYQWLVGKILNLQDL
- the LOC8268112 gene encoding gamma-tubulin complex component 5 isoform X2; protein product: MSAQTPSSLILGNGIHYATPIISSTKTNELKVVQCVLRMMQGLSSSLFYWDKIGQSFCVVKNGIFVTHLSYTSLNSILSQFIYSATCLQLVQVYVNRLNMETNMPTLRAFASSVSQWVKRLRDIALKEEIKMCRSNVGITPTLLGLSSSLSSLCSGAECLLQIVQGSIPQVYFQLSSSISASEVSVHILDYLYKKLDEVCLVQGGEEEAYLMILHILVGSLLPYIEGLDSWLFKGTLDDPFEEMYFYADRGISVDECEFWEKSYQLRQVQIQKFDVKGKYQNNKGLQLCPSFIQNIAKSIVSAGKSLQLIRHVPVSLISGKNIDSDVDGFGGSQNDNNSSSQQLRISGLTLSEIFCVSVAGLIGQGDHISRNLLKDDPCKSEIVHSLVSDIIRKKMGKGNAESCPAFTCSLNISDKVLDNTLSHEKVLDVKSTSMDGMVFPDTEEELISGRVMDEFPLQRSFCPENPVITVCQTLLDEHKGSWKILNLSKHFHLPPLNDEVLRETVFGCESEVSSAVNGTDYTFGFQFGKSEYLCLQDSTKLLEALFPFPTLLPPFQDDVSMSELLPVQKNSTLASSVLSWILSIEPRAMPLPLVIMQECLTVYIKKQVDYIGHLILSKLMRDWRLMDELAVLRAIYLLGSGDLLQHFLTVIFGKLDKGETWDDDFELNLILQESIRNSADSMLLSAPDSLFVSITKSQGFDGDELPSTPTLTSTPRQSRSHSFGIDGLDSLKFTYKVSWPLELIFNAEAINKYNQVMRFLLKVKRAKFVLDKVRRWMWKGRGLMANIHKRHWLVEQKLLHFVDAFHQYVMDRVYHSAWHELCEGMATAGSLDEVIEVHEAYLLSIQRQCFVVPDKLWALIASRINSILGLALDFYSIQQTLSSGGATSAMKARCEMEVDRIEKRFDDCISFLLRILSFKLNVGHFPHLADLVTRINYNYFYMSDSGNLMTATSSESATSRLGKTFGAS
- the LOC8268112 gene encoding gamma-tubulin complex component 5 isoform X1 codes for the protein MSAQTPSSLILGNGIHYATPIISSTKTNELKVVQCVLRMMQGLSSSLFYWDKIGQSFCVVKNGIFVTHLSYTSLNSILSQFIYSATCLQLVQVYVNRLNMETNMPTLRAFASSVSQWVKRLRDIALKEEIKMCRSNVGITPTLLGLSSSLSSLCSGAECLLQIVQGSIPQVYFQLSSSISASEVSVHILDYLYKKLDEVCLVQGGEEEAYLMILHILVGSLLPYIEGLDSWLFKGTLDDPFEEMYFYADRGISVDECEFWEKSYQLRQVQIQKFDVKGKYQNNKGLQLCPSFIQNIAKSIVSAGKSLQLIRHVPVSLISGKNIDSDVDGFGGSQNDNNSSSQQLRISGLTLSEIFCVSVAGLIGQGDHISRNLLKDDPCKSEIVHSLVSDIIRKKMGKGNAESCPAFTCSLNISDKVLDNTLSHEKVLDVKSTSMDGMVFPDTEEELISGRVMDEFPLQRSFCPENPVITVCQTLLDEHKGSWKILNLSKHFHLPPLNDEVLRETVFGCESEVSSAVNGTDYTFGFQFGKSEYLCLQDSTKLLEALFPFPTLLPPFQQDDVSMSELLPVQKNSTLASSVLSWILSIEPRAMPLPLVIMQECLTVYIKKQVDYIGHLILSKLMRDWRLMDELAVLRAIYLLGSGDLLQHFLTVIFGKLDKGETWDDDFELNLILQESIRNSADSMLLSAPDSLFVSITKSQGFDGDELPSTPTLTSTPRQSRSHSFGIDGLDSLKFTYKVSWPLELIFNAEAINKYNQVMRFLLKVKRAKFVLDKVRRWMWKGRGLMANIHKRHWLVEQKLLHFVDAFHQYVMDRVYHSAWHELCEGMATAGSLDEVIEVHEAYLLSIQRQCFVVPDKLWALIASRINSILGLALDFYSIQQTLSSGGATSAMKARCEMEVDRIEKRFDDCISFLLRILSFKLNVGHFPHLADLVTRINYNYFYMSDSGNLMTATSSESATSRLGKTFGAS